From one Culex quinquefasciatus strain JHB chromosome 3, VPISU_Cqui_1.0_pri_paternal, whole genome shotgun sequence genomic stretch:
- the LOC6050271 gene encoding titin homolog isoform X4 has protein sequence MEEDGEYADGEIVWVKLSYCWWPGEVLAGSRLTDEFLSTLKRRPLAVVKFFDEDSYEYVKNTNFIYKYNCSRKHEFLRKGLEQYRAKNKHMVKFPADVMQAERATGGDPNIVNSTEFLPQKRESYADIFSSDKSKGGKGKASATTPRGGSPKKAPAISPSKIIPVIPVRKHEVRILGQASSPSGIASRSSLGGCPSTPNNSSLNASTSSSVGEPGSSALSNVSAASPSQIYHCHKCGFESSRQNVIVLHTKYCRAVPLAPFNIPAVRESKSLQATTARTTTVEDPVTPKAAPKLREEPPQQPPAAAPADEEELVEVIQVVEEKTPAAVGRSGRTPRTAAKAATPTPKVDRRKNRGGRGKAVATPVVEVEAVAADEEKVEVLQVSEEEPPAEEVVPAPEVGKSLDDSTGKDSKGKADVELKNELLADWSEDEQDEQELKEDKRKAASSDESEKVETTEKAAPVISITDSSAEKSVESSPQLASPVSSSSGTTIKYRNIPKKQKREFIEVTNDQPATTQAVTIEKSSSESSISTAATCGDKTASSSSADSLPEQSRPLSAKQRILDRATRGSSKSNSSSTEELKPVIVAATAAASAESQHDSASTSDETKKDIASCFDFKEEEEEEVVLSKSPRRSLSNRRDVSLDAKQEQEELERAKKDAELKNEIDSLLNEVSVPSLPDLPKLPVSPRATSPGPSQEIISPQSKEEIDRNRTLPPKERGKRIFKTRNKPTVENEAIALEQSKAIVLDFVKKSHEEEEAQQQQEAKLSSESPTTTNDDSQESVLSAVATEPQRFENSEFAAIKAKRAKLPVEEEPPKEEESTVSSSNEEPKPATAEQPDSLPVSISKDQLTLEVLEITTPSPKSRKGKQQPPKQTIVSPIVLIEKLPEPVEEEQQPEVTPKATPARKKRAGEMDQLDLTALDTPRSRRGRSAKAEEPTPEPEPPKEIEAAAPVEKRKAKRGKKEEEVPAVDETPEVEPKPTKSKRSKQSQQRSADSTADLHAEVDPVVPTSVESAPVVSEPAPIVEPVVAKHQPIKMIIKSKGKKSNSELIYDDPVVAPEPKPEETQEKLPKSPKSSKRKKEEPAVEPPAEEAVEPLAKSPKSKRPKVKASEKPKEPEISVGGPSATDLQVAEALIQLPEAPVIPPKVAVVDDQEMVEVKSNNSSPVHPKTINPRKRHLQKLMDTAEVIVEQPPPEIVTIPEKKKRETIVEVVSVAPASIVQDLPAKTTSVVVASVPPPDEDKFDIDNIPIVMDDSELLEDSTISTTSNTGRRSTVAPVVAPVEDEDVKLISTTKPMTKKIVIVKSSNGSAKIVGRKESPAVAKKNLAIKSTTITIKPPLDQLSPTNVTTRSPAHSPTPMRSAQLVQASSGGQIVITSKGTVLTTQSPSTSTARSHSSDGLKTHVSQSHSKPAIVSSVVSSASSISSSSSSTSSATKELPESAANSTPQRPGTGAAAAIKSPAKICVQSQEIIHPATKPRPVASSPVVVQKVTPEVGQQHKKGLAAASASSQKKSSGKKQAEPGTSGGKPLFATSKGALITSQPATTSSVNPGKKNHRVIKISPQKLKEFTRLGMVEDKGKGKVLTASGMKKFRQEQEQLLQQQQQQQEPQSKPDKPVQRADSIDEEPSTSTPTPPPPADAPAEVVVAAAADSSVKELPPASPVEPEQSAEVAEEEPAKPEEIVEENEAAAAETEPECSSSSKVEPVPAAEEASESASAQPEVPAEATSESSSNVQESSQLIAVPAENFGGPANLFYLCSVREEGFVPVNNELLYLDSSNQLVALPEQASVEDIVQQAAGQEVLEIPGVAGEHAAVDVEGAVEAGQQNILLNTQDGQQIILDQQSLMALAAAGADTSQLLTPDGQQIVLQDPSTSIKSVWD, from the exons ATGGAGGAAGACGGCGAGTACGCGGACGGTGAAATCGTGTGGGTGAAGCTCAGCTATTGCTGGTGGCCTGGCGAGGTGCTGGCCGGTAGCCGCCTCACCGATGAGTTTCTCAGCACGCTCAAGCGGCGCCCGCTGGCCGTCGTCAAGTTCTTCGACGAGGATTCCTA CGAGTATGTCAAAAATACCAACTTTATCTACAAGTATAACTGCAGCAGGAAGCACGAGTTCTTGAGGAAAGGATTGG AGCAATACCGCGCAAAGAACAAACACATGGTCAAGTTTCCGGCGGACGTGATGCAGGCGGAACGCGCCACCGGCGGCGATCCGAACATTGTCAACTCGACCGAGTTCCTGCCCCAGAAGCGCGAGAGCTACGCGGACATCTTCTCGTCGGACAAGTCCAAGGGCGGCAAGGGCAAAGCTTCCG CAACAACACCCCGCGGTGGAAGCCCGAAAAAGGCGCCCGCCATTTCGCCCAGCAAGATCATCCCGGTGATTCCGGTACGCAAGCATGAAGTCCGGATCCTGGGCCAGGCCTCGTCCCCGTCGGGCATCGCCAGCCGCAGCTCGCTGGGTGGCTGCCCGTCGACGCCGAACAACTCCAGCCTGAACGCGTCAACGTCGTCTTCGGTGGGAGAGCCTGGCAGCAGTGCGCTGTCCAACGTGTCGGCGGCCAGCCCCTCGCAGATCTACCACTGCCACAAGTGTGGCTTCGAGAGCAGCCGCCAGAACGTGATCGTGCTGCACACCAAGTACTGTCGGGCGGTGCCGCTGGCGCCGTTCAACATTCCAGCTGTTCGAG AATCTAAATCACTGCAAGCGACAACGGCGCGCACGACAACCGTGGAGGATCCAGTGACACCGAAGGCTGCACCGAAACTTAGGGAAGAACCACCCCAGCAGCCACCAGCAGCTGCTCCGGCAGACGAGGAAGAACTGGTCGAGGTCATCCAGGTGGTTGAGGAAAAGACACCGGCAGCCGTTGGTCGTTCCGGCCGTACTCCACGGACGGCAGCCAAGGCGGCGACTCCAACGCCGAAAGTGGACCGAAGGAAGAACCGCGGTGGACGTGGCAAAGCTGTTGCGACGCCTGTCGTGGAAGTTGAAGCCGTTGCCGCTGACGAGGAGAAGGTCGAAGTGCTGCAAGTCAGTGAGGAGGAACCACCGGCGGAGGAGGTCGTACCCGCACCGGAAGTCGGTAAAAGCCTGGACGATTCTACTGGGAAAGACTCGAAGGGCAAGGCCGATGTTGAGTTGAAGAACGAACTGCTGGCGGATTGGAGCGAGGATGAGCAGGACGAGCAAGAACTTAAGGAAGACAAGAGGAAAGCAGCATCCAGCGATGAGTCGGAGAAGGTGGAAACCACGGAGAAGGCTGCCCCCGTGATCAGCATCACCGATTCCAGTGCAGAAAAGTCGGTAGAATCTTCGCCGCAGCTTGCCTCGCCGGTTTCGTCATCGTCCGGAACCACGATCAAGTACCGGAACATCCCCAAGAAGCAAAAGCGCGAGTTTATCGAAGTCACGAACGATCAACCGGCGACAACGCAGGCGGTTACGATTGAGAAATCTTCGAGCGAAAGCAGCATCAGCACGGCGGCCACTTGCGGAGACAAAACCGCATCGTCCAGCAGCGCCGACAGTCTGCCGGAACAGTCGCGACCACTCAGCGCCAAGCAGCGAATCCTGGACCGGGCCACCCGCGGTTCGAGCAagtccaacagcagcagcaccgaAGAGTTGAAGCCGGTCATCGTGGCAGCCACCGCAGCCGCCTCAGCGGAATCTCAGCATGACTCAGCGTCCACGAGTGACGAAACCAAGAAGGACATTGCGTCCTGCTTCGACTTcaaggaggaggaagaggaagaAGTGGTCTTGAGCAAATCTCCCCGGAGGTCACTGTCAAACAGGCGCGACGTTTCGCTGGACGCCAAGCAAGAGCAGGAAGAGCTGGAACGTGCCAAAAAGGACGCCGAGTTGAAGAACGAAATCGATTCGTTGCTGAACGAAGTCAGCGTCCCATCACTTCCAGACCTGCCGAAACTACCCGTCAGCCCAAGGGCCACCTCGCCAGGACCTTCGCAGGAAATCATCTCACCCCAATCCAAAGAGGAAATCGACCGCAACCGAACACTTCCCCCGAAGGAGCGCGGCAAGCGCATCTTCAAGACCCGCAACAAGCCAACCGTCGAGAACGAAGCGATCGCCCTTGAGCAGTCCAAGGCGATCGTGCTGGACTTTGTGAAAAAGTCCCACGAAGAAGAGGAagcacagcagcagcaggaagcaAAGCTCAGCTCGGAGTCGCCCACCACAACAAACGACGACTCGCAAGAGTCGGTTCTGTCCGCCGTGGCAACGGAGCCGCAAAGGTTCGAAAACTCCGAATTCGCCGCCATCAAGGCCAAGCGAGCAAAGCTTCCCGTCGAGGAGGAACCTCCCAAGGAGGAAGAATCCACGGTGAGCTCCAGCAACGAAGAGCCTAAACCAGCTACCGCAGAACAACCAGACTCCCTTCCAGTGTCCATCAGCAAGGATCAGCTTACGCTGGAAGTGCTCGAGATAACGACCCCATCGCCGAAGAGCCGCAAGGGCAAGCAACAGCCGCCCAAGCAAACCATCGTGAGTCCGATCGTGCTCATCGAAAAGCTACCGGAACCGGTCGAGGAGGAGCAACAGCCGGAGGTCACTCCGAAAGCTACACCGGCTAGGAAGAAACGTGCCGGTGAAATGGATCAGCTTGACCTGACGGCGCTGGATACGCCACGATCGCGCCGAGGTCGAAGCGCCAAAGCAGAAGAACCTACGCCGGAACCGGAACCACCCAAAGAGATCGAAGCGGCTGCTCCTGTTGAGAAACGCAAGGCTAAGCGAGGCAAAAAGGAGGAAGAAGTGCCGGCGGTTGATGAAACTCCAGAAGTTGAACCCAAACCAACCAAATCCAAACGCAGCAAGCAAAGTCAGCAACGGTCAGCGGATTCAACCGCCGATTTGCACGCTGAAGTTGACCCCGTTGTTCCTACCAGCGTCGAATCTGCTCCGGTTGTGAGCGAACCTGCGCCGATCGTGGAGCCTGTCGTCGCGAAGCATCAACCAATTAAGATGATCATCAAGTCCAAAGGCAAGAAGTCCAACTCGGAGCTGATCTACGACGATccggtcgtggcaccggaaccCAAGCCGGAAGAAACGCAGGAAAAGCTGCCCAAATCGCCGAAGAGTTCCAAGAGGAAAAAGGAGGAACCGGCGGTGGAACCTCCGGCCGAGGAAGCCGTTGAACCGCTGGCGAAATCACCCAAATCGAAGCGACCCAAGGTCAAAGCTAGCGAAAAGCCGAAAGAACCGGAAATCAGTGTCGGCGGACCTAGTGCTACGGATTTGCAAGTTGCCGAAGCGCTGATTCAGCTTCCGGAAGCCCCGGTGATTCCCCCTAAAGTCGCTGTCGTAGATGATCAGGAAATGGTCGAAGTCAAATCGAACAACTCATCGCCGGTACATCCGAAGACCATTAATCCAAGGAAGCGACACCTGCAAAAGCTGATGGACACGGCCGAGGTGATCGTCGAGCAGCCCCCACCGGAGATCGTAACCATTCCAGAGAAGAAGAAACGCGAAACGATCGTCGAAGTGGTCAGCGTGGCTCCGGCTTCCATCGTGCAAGATCTGCCGGCCAAAACTACCAGCGTCGTAGTTGCGAGCGTCCCTCCTCCCGACGAGGACAAGTTCGACATTGACAACATCCCGATCGTGATGGACGACAGCGAACTGCTCGAGGACAGCACCATCTCGACGACCTCCAACACCGGCAGACGATCAACGGTGGCGCCCGTCGTCGCTCCGGTAGAAGACGAGGACGTCAAGCTGATTTCCACCACCAAACCCATGACAAAGAAGATTGTGATTGTCAAGAGCAGCAACGGTTCCGCCAAGATCGTCGGAAGGAAGGAGTCTCCAGCCGTTGCGAAGAAAAATCTCGCCATCAAGTCCACCACCATAACCATCAAACCCCCGCTTGATCAACTCTCGCCAACGAACGTGACGACACGATCCCCGGCGCACTCGCCAACTCCGATGCGATCGGCACAGCTCGTACAGGCCAGCAGCGGTGGCCAGATCGTCATCACCAGCAAGGGCACGGTTCTAACCACCCAATCGCCGTCCACTTCGACCGCCCGGAGCCATTCGTCGGACGGACTCAAAACCCACGTCTCTCAATCCCACTCCAAGCCGGCCATCGTTTCCTCGGTGGTCAGCAGCGCAAGCTCAatcagcagtagcagcagcagcaccagttcCGCAACAAAAGAACTCCCCGAATCTGCGGCAAACTCAACACCGCAACGACCTGGAACTGGTGCTGCGGCCGCGATCAAATCACCCGCCAAGATTTGCGTGCAGTCGCAGGAGATCATTCACCCGGCCACGAAGCCCCGACCGGTGGCTTCCTCCCCCGTCGTGGTACAGAAGGTCACGCCGGAAGTCGGACAGCAGCACAAGAAGGGACTTGCGGCGGCTTCGGCTTCGTCGCAGAAAAAGAGTTCGG gcaaaaagcAAGCCGAACCCGGAACCTCCGGCGGCAAGCCGCTGTTCGCAACCTCCAAGGGCGCTCTCATTACGTCCCAGCCGGCGACCACTTCTTCGGTGAACCCGGGCAAAAAGAACCACCGAGTGATCAAGATTTCGCCCCAAAAGTTGAAGGAGTTCACCCGGTTAGGCATGGTCGAGGACAAGGGCAAGGGCAAAGTACTGACCGCAAGCGGTATGAAGAAGTTCCGCCAAGAGCAGGAGCAGTTACtccaacagcagcaacagcagcaagaACCCCAGTCAAAGCCGGACAAGCCCGTGCAGCGGGCGGACTCGATCGACGAGGAACCCTCGACGTCCACTCCGACTCCGCCACCACCAGCTGACGCACCAGCCGAGGTTGTAGTGGCCGCCGCAGCAGATTCATCCGTTAAAGAACTGCCGCCGGCGTCACCAGTCGAGCCGGAACAATCCGCAGAAGTCGCGGAGGAAGAACCTGCCAAGCCGGAGGAAATCGTCGAAGAGAACGAAGCAGCCGCCGCCGAGACGGAACCCGAATGTAGCAGCTCGTCCAAGGTCGAACCGGTTCCTGCCGCGGAAGAAGCCAGCGAGTCAGCGTCGGCACAGCCAGAAGTGCCCGCAGAAGCGACCAGCGAATCCAGCTCCAACGTGCAGGAATCATCCCAGCTGATCGCCGTACCGGCGGAAAACTTTGGAGGACCTGCGAACCTCTTCTATCTGTGCTCGGTCCGCGAGGAAGGCTTCGTTCCGGTGAACAACGAACTGCTCTACCTGGACTCGTCCAACCAGCTGGTGGCGCTGCCCGAGCAGGCGTCGGTCGAGGACATTGTCCAGCAGGCAGCCGGCCAGGAAGTGCTGGAAATTCCCGGCGTCGCGGGTGAGCACGCGGCCGTTGACGTGGAAGGTGCCGTCGAAGCGGGTCAGCAGAACATTCTGCTCAACACCCAGGACGGTCAGCAGATCATCCTGGACCAGCAGAGCCTGATGGCGTTGGCCGCGGCTGGCGCCGACACGTCCCAGCTTCTCACTCCCGATGGACAGCAAATTGTACTGCAAG ATCCATCGACGTCTATCAAATCCGTATGGGATTGA